Proteins encoded together in one Luteibaculum oceani window:
- a CDS encoding cytochrome-c peroxidase: MKKLIYIGTIGAFLFTACSKEVNDNTPSGTDQRLAVLLSEQSPNKSKDYFILPDDGDLASIPQDPKNPLSHAKVELGKFLFHETAIGVKPKFDASRQTFSCASCHHVAAGFQAGRKQGIGDGGIGFGLIGEARRKDPNCPENDVDVQPIRSPSALNSAFQELQLWNGQFGGVGENQNYRNQWTAGTPKEVNNKELHGLETQAIAGLTVHRLDANNQLFETTDYKNLFIQAYGNLNTSELYSLENMGKAIAAYERTLLANQAPFQQWLRGNFSAMTERQKSGAILFFGKANCSSCHTGPALNSMEFYALGMNDFRDSEVLKTVDEATKNGRGGFTGNPNDNYKFKVPQLYNLTESPFYGHGGSFRSVESVIRYKNKGIKENPGVPDSQLAETFKPLGLTEEEIVALTDFIENGLKDPNLERLVPSTLPSGNCFPVADPESRNDLGCNL; the protein is encoded by the coding sequence TTGAAAAAGCTTATCTACATAGGTACCATAGGCGCCTTTCTCTTTACCGCTTGTAGTAAAGAAGTTAATGACAATACTCCATCGGGTACCGACCAAAGGTTGGCCGTTTTGTTGAGTGAACAATCTCCAAACAAGAGCAAGGACTATTTCATACTCCCTGATGACGGAGATTTGGCAAGTATCCCACAGGATCCAAAAAACCCACTCTCACACGCCAAGGTTGAATTAGGCAAATTTTTATTCCACGAAACAGCAATTGGAGTAAAACCCAAATTTGATGCCAGTCGACAAACCTTCAGTTGTGCCTCATGCCACCATGTTGCAGCAGGATTTCAAGCCGGAAGAAAACAGGGAATTGGTGATGGTGGAATAGGGTTTGGTTTAATCGGTGAGGCCAGAAGAAAAGACCCCAATTGCCCAGAAAACGACGTAGATGTGCAACCAATCAGATCACCTTCCGCCTTAAATAGCGCTTTTCAGGAATTGCAACTTTGGAATGGACAGTTTGGTGGAGTTGGCGAAAACCAAAACTATCGAAACCAATGGACTGCTGGTACCCCAAAGGAGGTAAACAATAAAGAACTGCACGGACTGGAAACCCAAGCTATTGCGGGATTAACGGTCCACCGTCTGGATGCTAATAATCAATTGTTCGAAACCACAGACTACAAAAACCTATTTATCCAAGCATACGGCAACCTAAATACCAGTGAGCTTTACAGTTTGGAAAATATGGGAAAAGCAATTGCGGCTTACGAACGCACTTTGCTAGCCAACCAGGCTCCTTTTCAACAGTGGTTGAGAGGTAATTTTTCAGCCATGACAGAACGCCAAAAGTCTGGTGCAATCTTATTTTTTGGTAAGGCAAATTGTTCATCATGTCATACCGGACCAGCCCTAAATAGCATGGAATTTTATGCCTTGGGAATGAATGACTTTAGAGATTCCGAAGTTTTAAAAACAGTAGACGAGGCGACAAAAAATGGGCGCGGCGGATTTACTGGAAACCCTAATGACAACTATAAATTCAAAGTACCTCAACTGTACAACTTAACTGAAAGCCCATTTTACGGTCATGGAGGTAGTTTTAGAAGCGTAGAAAGTGTAATTAGATATAAAAATAAAGGTATTAAGGAAAACCCTGGGGTTCCAGACAGCCAGTTAGCTGAAACGTTTAAACCTTTAGGTCTAACGGAGGAGGAAATAGTTGCACTTACCGATTTCATTGAAAACGGATTAAAGGATCCAAACCTAGAGCGATTGGTTCCCTCTACCCTGCCTTCTGGAAACTGTTTTCCCGTAGCTGACCCAGAATCTAGAAACGATTTAGGCTGTAATTTATAA
- the trxA gene encoding thioredoxin yields the protein MALEFTDNNFEAEVLNSDQPVLVDFWAEWCGPCKMVGPIVDEIAKEYEGKAKVGKVNVDENPGISAKFGIRSIPTILYIKNGEVVDKSVGAVPKAALTDKLEAQIA from the coding sequence ATGGCATTAGAATTTACAGACAATAATTTCGAGGCAGAAGTATTAAATTCAGATCAACCCGTATTAGTTGATTTCTGGGCAGAGTGGTGTGGGCCATGTAAAATGGTTGGACCAATCGTTGATGAGATTGCCAAGGAATACGAAGGAAAAGCAAAAGTTGGTAAGGTAAACGTGGATGAGAATCCTGGAATTTCAGCGAAATTCGGAATCCGTTCTATTCCTACCATCCTATATATCAAAAACGGTGAGGTTGTAGACAAATCAGTAGGAGCGGTACCAAAAGCTGCACTTACAGATAAGTTAGAGGCTCAGATCGCCTAA
- a CDS encoding DUF58 domain-containing protein, translated as MGKIDREFVGSFKNLELLAKEVVQGFMTGLHKSPFRGFSVEFAEHRHYNRGESTRHIDWKLYGRTDKLFIKEYEEETNLRASFIIDASPSMFYPEKSEKQLSKFQYSIYGAAVLMELLQRQRDAFALNLFDRELYFDSEMKSTPAHKQFLFSQLESELNKTKEKQQGTDLVNILHQKAETLPARSLVVIFTDFFVGGWKEELWEAFRHLAHKNHDMVVFHVNDRRSEHDLELNTQWARIIDAETGEEIKLNPEQYQKSYREKISEQNLKIKTELLNLRTDYYVVDIQDDFENLMRAYLSRRKKILQSR; from the coding sequence ATGGGAAAAATTGATAGGGAATTTGTTGGGTCATTTAAAAACCTAGAATTGCTTGCAAAGGAGGTAGTGCAAGGTTTTATGACGGGTTTACATAAATCCCCTTTTCGAGGATTTTCCGTTGAGTTCGCAGAACATAGGCACTACAATAGGGGTGAATCTACCCGCCATATAGATTGGAAACTATATGGACGAACAGATAAGCTCTTTATTAAGGAGTATGAGGAGGAAACCAACCTGAGGGCATCGTTTATTATAGATGCTTCGCCTTCCATGTTTTATCCCGAGAAAAGTGAAAAGCAGCTAAGCAAATTTCAATATTCTATCTATGGCGCTGCAGTTCTTATGGAGCTTCTTCAGCGACAGCGCGATGCTTTTGCTTTAAACCTGTTTGATAGGGAGCTTTATTTCGATAGCGAAATGAAATCTACCCCTGCTCACAAACAATTTCTATTTAGTCAGCTGGAGTCGGAACTAAATAAAACCAAGGAAAAGCAGCAGGGAACAGACTTGGTGAATATTTTGCATCAAAAAGCTGAAACCTTACCTGCAAGATCTTTGGTGGTAATTTTCACTGATTTCTTTGTTGGTGGCTGGAAGGAGGAATTGTGGGAAGCATTTCGACATTTAGCTCACAAGAACCATGATATGGTAGTTTTTCATGTAAATGATAGGCGCAGCGAACACGATTTAGAATTAAATACCCAATGGGCAAGAATAATAGACGCTGAAACGGGCGAAGAAATAAAATTAAACCCTGAGCAGTATCAAAAAAGCTATAGAGAGAAAATTTCGGAGCAGAATTTGAAAATTAAAACCGAGCTCTTGAATTTAAGAACTGACTATTATGTGGTTGATATTCAGGACGATTTCGAAAACTTAATGAGGGCTTATCTTTCGAGGCGAAAAAAAATATTACAGAGTAGATAA
- a CDS encoding GIY-YIG nuclease family protein: MFQVYILQSSKSKKYYIGYTGDSLENRLSKHNRPHKGYTARHQPWELVYHEEYSNKTEAIMREKKLKGWKTAKRISELIQSTLD; this comes from the coding sequence ATGTTCCAAGTCTATATTCTTCAAAGTTCCAAATCCAAAAAGTATTACATAGGATACACAGGAGATAGCCTAGAAAATCGTCTTTCCAAACACAATCGTCCTCACAAAGGGTACACCGCTCGACATCAACCTTGGGAATTAGTTTATCACGAAGAATATTCCAATAAGACAGAAGCTATAATGCGGGAGAAGAAATTAAAAGGTTGGAAGACCGCTAAGCGTATTTCTGAGCTTATACAAAGTACTCTTGATTAA